The sequence TTGGTAATTCATGTCGTTTGGTGCTCCCTGGCCTTCTctaaaattgttattttggtATACAAAAGTTCCAGAAGGACTGGAAGGAGGCCATAACAGAACATGATataaggaagaagaaagataagagagagaaagagaagagagtgAAGAAGTCTAGGAAGGAAAAGAAGGATGCTTGTTCtgtggctacatgtaaccaAACAGATAAAAACCTCCTAAAGGGGAAGGAGGAGGAAGCTGAAAGGAGTAGTTTGACTGAAGAACATGAACCACCAGTGTGTTCTCAGAGCCTTTGCTACTCGCCTGACAGCACTCGAAGcagcaaaaagagaaaaggtgATGACTCTGTGTATAATGCCACTAAAACTCATGGTGAGTCATCTAGATGAGTTTGAAAGAGATGTCAAATGtgtcttcttttattctttgaaTTGTTCTAATAACTTTCATCAAATAGGGAATGTTATTCGTATTCGGCTGCCGTTGCAAAGGCATATAGAGCCAATTGCGTCTGCTAATGGGGAGCAGTCTTGTTCTACCTCTGGAAAGAACCTGTCAGAGCAGGAGCAAGTTATAACCATTTCTAGACGAGAACACTGTAGTACTATCAATTTCAAGGCAGCAGAAGATATCACTTCTGCACCAATTAAGCCTATTCTTACTGCAGATttggaaaggaaagaaaaatctGCCCGCCTTTCTTCCAAAActgagaagaaggaaaagaagttATACAAAGCAGAATCACGATACAAAGCTTTGTTTGAGGATTGGGCTCCATTGCCCGTGGGTTTTGCGCAGCAAAACAATTTTGATGATTGCGACTGGCTTTGTTGCAGCAAACGGCAAGAAAGATCTCGAGACAAAAGACTCCAAATTTCTCATGATGAACCAGCCAATGAAGGTCTTGGCTTTTGGCCTTGTGCTCGCTTCCTGCCCCATGCTGATATCTATGCATTACCCTATACGATTCCATTTTAATGTTTGCTACTTTAGTCCTGTTGCCAAATTTTGCCGGGTTGTCCGGGGTGCCAtctttataaagaaaatgttaGTGCACCTGGCAGACTGCAGAGTGCACGGTTGGGGGGGTGGGTAGGGTGAAGATGAAGGCAATATGTACAGTGAAAATTGACAGATCTAatgcattcttttttttttttttaaatatatataaatatatataaagaaagtgccgttgttatttattttcctattGGACAAATAACTGAGTTCGAATGAATCACAGGCAAGTGATTCCTAAAGCTGTTTCTTAAGCATCAATATCAAATGGCTTGGTTCTTCGTGCAAAGGCTAATAGATGCCCCTTCTGAGTCGGGTGTGGAACTGCTAATTGAGAGCGTTGTTAATTAATCGACCAtaccaaatatataataacacCAGTGATTTTAATGTTAACAAATATTTGGAGTTGCTGGTTTGTTGATTGCATTTAATCGTGACActtcaaacataaaagaaagataagaaaaacatgaaagattattaaaagaaaaacataaaaaaaaaggagggggaagatgaacaaaataaagaatcaactgaaataatttttcttgaatgaaatataaattgatttaataCCCACTATAGATTTATGACTGTTCATTTAGAATTTAGAAGAATTCACCcttcttttatttctcaattgaACGCGAAAGCCCTAATCTCGAGCTCGTAAAATTTTCTGGAGAAAAATGAGAACCAAAACACGCGCCAGGGCTCGCTTTCCCGGAGCGTCTCGCCGATCAGTCTCAACCATCACTGCCACCACAAGGCCACTTCCTTCCCATATTCCGGTGATCTCTCTCCCTTTGCTATTATCTGTTTTCAATTCGACGCATGTAGAATAGGAAGTGTTAtgttaaaaagttaaaacatCTTACTATATTcagtatttaataaaaatgagttACTGCATTTTTGCTTAGGATCGTAGTTCAAATGCAGAAGAAGATGGAGCGGACAGGATGGACATATCAAATGAAAGTGATGGAAGAGAAAGTAATTCGAGTAGTGATGATGAAATAGTGAATACTTGCTTAAAATGCAATAAAGGTGGTAAATTGCTGATTTGTTGTGGAGCTGGTTGTGCAATTTGTCTTCATGTTGAGTGTATCCCGCGTAAGCCCAAGTATGATGAAGAGGGAAACTTTCATTGCCCTTATTGTTGGTATAAACTTCAGCAAGCTAGAGCCCAAGAATGGAAGAAGATGGCTTTATTGGCTAAGAAAGCTTTGAGCGATTTCATGGATTCCAGACAAGTTGAGGTTGGGAATGATAAAGCGAAGCTGAATGATCGGAGAATAAATGGGGCTGATACAAGTGTTGGACCAGAGAGAAACTGCTGTGAGCATTTCACCAAGATggatgttgatgatgaagtGCGGAATGAGACTGGGGAAGTGGAAGAAGATCAAAATGAGAAGAATGTAAAGATATCTGATGGCTGTCGAAGTACAGAAGTGGTTGAACATGAAAACGTCTCCAAAATTCATGAGTTTGAAGTTCTACATAATGATGAAGGTAcggagaaagaaaaggataatGAACAAGTTATTGATCAGTGGGAGGCTGGAATTCTTGAAGGTGAAGAGCAAGAAGACCCTTTTAATACCAACTGCATAGAAGAAGAGACTCTTGTTGATGACGCACTTCGAGGATCAGCAGAGTTAAAATCTGAAGCGTTAAAAGTTTCTGAAGGAAACCAAGCGAGGAAGGAGGAAGAAGAGGGAGTGCATGAGGATGCACCTGCAGCCAATTGCACTGGTGGAGATGTTGTGGCAGATGTGCCCAAAATGTCTGATTCTGACAATGAGACTCTTGCAGCGCGATTGAGTTGGGCTAAGCAAAGGGCTAATCAGAAAGCTAATTCAACAAAGAAATCATCACATCATCCCGACAACATCTCAGTAGAAAAAGCTAGGAACCAAAATGAGAAAGTTATTCCTCTGAAAAAGTCCAGACAAACCCAAGCTCCGGCTAAGAAATTGTAAGTTATCTTCTTTCATGTGaagaaattattttccatCTACAGCTTCATTGTTGATCTGGAGGTTTTCTTTTACTTATATGCAGAACAAATCTTTCATTTCCTCATGAAAAGCGTAAGAGGTTGCACTGGAAACCTGAAGAGGAAGAAATGCTAAGGGTATGGTGGCATAGGTTTGCTACTTGATTAGTTTTTTGCCCCTAGATGTGACAGTGAGATGGAATCCCCTGATTTAGGTTGCTTTCAGTTTTCTGCACATGCTTTGCAACACAAACACCATAAACATGGTTCTGCTGTAAATTATGTTCATTGGCCATGGATTTCTTAAACTGGACAATAGCCATAGCATTCTACCATACAGCTTTGATGGAAAAGGGACTCTAGCAGCAGCTATTGTACAATGTTGATGAGGTAGATCAAAATGCTTTCAGGTTCAACAGCAGTGGGATTGAAGTATTTGATGTTTTGTTAGTTGTGACTTAATTTTCCTAATATTCGACATTGGTGTTTATTATCAAAGCATTTGATTGCCTCAGAGATTATGCAGCACCTATCTTGTCTTCCAAAGTGGTTGATCTGCCCCTTGTTTCTGATGTCTCTAATAAATAGTGTAAAATTTCAAAGTTACAACTAATAGGATGCAATCGTCCTGACTCCCAATTCCCAATGAGTGAATTGGCCCAAAAAAGTAAATTGCTGATTTCTTGAAATctattatttcatatttgCATCTGAATTAGTCTCCAATTCCAAGAAGTGCAGCCCTAAAGATTCTGTATTTCTCAATTGGATCCTTGTAGTTTCCGATAGCGAAATGACATTTCATGTTATGATTTCTACTTCATGATTATTGAACGACAGAATTTGACTTTGGAATCATCAGTTAAAGAACACCCGAGATTTGATGGCATAACtgcttttttttattcttttgtcaGGAAGGGGTGCAGAAATTTTCAACTACAGTGAATAAAAATCTTCCTTGGAAGAAAATTTTGGAGTTTGGTCATCATGTTTTTGATGGAAGTCGAACTCCTGCTGATCTCAAAGATAAGTGGAGGAACATTGTGGCTAAAGACTCGTCAGCAGTTAATGGTAGAACATTGTCTTGATGCAGAGGACTAGAGAGGTAGAAGGTGAATCTGCTTTATAGCAACAGTTTGATATATACCCCACGTTTATGTATGTGTCAGACACTTGCATCTGCAaaccttttgattttgttgaAGCCCTACTTGGAACTAACAGGGCGGGTGTAGTGTTTCGCAGAAGTTAAAGGAGGGTAGCTAgtttttggtttctttttgTCTAAATGTGCTTAAATGCACTTGTGTATTCTTTTTATCGTA is a genomic window of Ricinus communis isolate WT05 ecotype wild-type chromosome 2, ASM1957865v1, whole genome shotgun sequence containing:
- the LOC8274696 gene encoding uncharacterized protein LOC8274696, producing MSRCFPYPPPGHLRNGARGEAVSESIKFQKDWKEAITEHDIRKKKDKREKEKRVKKSRKEKKDACSVATCNQTDKNLLKGKEEEAERSSLTEEHEPPVCSQSLCYSPDSTRSSKKRKGDDSVYNATKTHGNVIRIRLPLQRHIEPIASANGEQSCSTSGKNLSEQEQVITISRREHCSTINFKAAEDITSAPIKPILTADLERKEKSARLSSKTEKKEKKLYKAESRYKALFEDWAPLPVGFAQQNNFDDCDWLCCSKRQERSRDKRLQISHDEPANEGLGFWPCARFLPHADIYALPYTIPF
- the LOC8274695 gene encoding uncharacterized protein LOC8274695 is translated as MRTKTRARARFPGASRRSVSTITATTRPLPSHIPDRSSNAEEDGADRMDISNESDGRESNSSSDDEIVNTCLKCNKGGKLLICCGAGCAICLHVECIPRKPKYDEEGNFHCPYCWYKLQQARAQEWKKMALLAKKALSDFMDSRQVEVGNDKAKLNDRRINGADTSVGPERNCCEHFTKMDVDDEVRNETGEVEEDQNEKNVKISDGCRSTEVVEHENVSKIHEFEVLHNDEGTEKEKDNEQVIDQWEAGILEGEEQEDPFNTNCIEEETLVDDALRGSAELKSEALKVSEGNQARKEEEEGVHEDAPAANCTGGDVVADVPKMSDSDNETLAARLSWAKQRANQKANSTKKSSHHPDNISVEKARNQNEKVIPLKKSRQTQAPAKKLTNLSFPHEKRKRLHWKPEEEEMLREGVQKFSTTVNKNLPWKKILEFGHHVFDGSRTPADLKDKWRNIVAKDSSAVNGRTLS